One Ananas comosus cultivar F153 linkage group 1, ASM154086v1, whole genome shotgun sequence DNA window includes the following coding sequences:
- the LOC109721413 gene encoding folate transporter 1, chloroplastic isoform X2, translating into MWSEDWKWENAAAGAVAGFATVAALHPLDVVRTRFQVSDGRPSILPQYKNTGHAIYTIARSEGLRGLYAGFSPAVLGSTVSWGLYFFFYSRAKQRYHKGDNDKLSPGHHLASAAEAGALVCLITNPIWLVKTRLQLQTPKHHSRPYAGFSDALRTILKEEGLSALYRGIGPGLLLVTHGAIQFTAYEELRSTFIYIKSREVRTKNTGGEELLNSFDYATLGAASKLAAILLTYPYQVIRTRLQQRPSSKGTPKYLDSWHVVKETAKFEGVRGFYKGITSNLLKNLPAASITFVVYENVLKIFRVAKGQS; encoded by the exons atgtgGTCGGAGGATTGGAAGTGGGAGAACGCGGCGGCGGGAGCCGTCGCCGGGTTCGCCACCGTCGCCGCTCTCCACCCTCTCGACGTCGTACGCACCAGGTTccaag TGAGTGATGGGCGACCGTCGATTCTTCCACAGTACAAGAACACGGGGCACGCGATCTACACGATCGCGCGATCCGAA GGCCTCAGAGGGCTTTATGCTGGTTTTTCTCCGGCAGTTCTTGGATCTACTGTTTCATGGGGCCTGTACTTCTTCTT CTATAGTAGAGCAAAGCAAAGGTACCACAAAGGGGATAATGACAAACTCAGTCCGGGGCATCATCTAGCCTCAGCTGCAGAAGCAGGTGCTTTG GTATGCTTGATTACGAACCCTATTTGGCTTGTGAAGACAAGATTGCAACTTCAAACACCTAAACATCATTCTCGACCTTATGCGGGATTTTCAG ATGCTTTGCGAACCATCTTGAAAGAGGAAGGATTGAGTGCACTTTATAGAGGGATTGGACCTGGCCTTTTGCTT GTCACTCATGGTGCAATACAGTTTACAGCATATGAGGAACTTCGCAGTACTTTTATCTATATTAAGAGTAGAGAAGTGAGGACTAAGAACACTGGTGGTGAGGAGTTACTG AATTCTTTTGATTATGCCACACTTGGGGCTGCCTCAAAACTTGCTGCAATTCTGCTCACATACCCTTATCAG GTTATCCGAACTCGCTTACAG CAACGACCTAGTAGCAAAGGAACTCCAAAGTACTTGGATAGTTGGCATGTAGTGAAGGAAACTGCAAA GTTTGAAGGTGTTCGTGGGTTTTATAAGGGCATCACATCCAACCTGTTGAAAAATCTTCCTGCTGCTTCGATAACATTTGTTGTGTATGAGAATGTTCTCAAGATATTTAGAGTAGCCAAGGGACAAAGCTGa
- the LOC109721468 gene encoding probable ubiquitin-conjugating enzyme E2 16, with protein MTSSSGPSRKALSKIAANRLQKELAEWQVNPPAGFKHKPTDNLQRWVIEVLGAPGTLYANETYQLQVDFPEHYPMEAPQVIFLHPAPLHPHIYSNGHICLDILYDSWSPAMTVSSVCISILSMLSSSTVKQRPADNDRYVKNCRNGRSPKETRWWFHDDKV; from the exons ATGACCAGTTCCTCGGGTCCTTCTCGCAAG GCCCTAAGCAAGATCGCCGCAAATCGCCTCCAAAAGGAGCTCGCGGAATGGCAGGTCAACCCCCCCGCCGGATTCAAGCACAAGCCCACCGATAATCTCCAAAG ATGGGTAATCGAGGTATTGGGGGCGCCGGGGACGCTTTATGCGAATGAGACGTACCAGTTGCAGGTCGATTTCCCGGAGCATTACCCCATGGAAGCTCCCCAG GTCATATTTCTCCATCCCGCGCCTTTGCATCCGCATATATACAGTAACGGGCATATCTGTTTAG ATATTTTATATGATTCCTGGTCGCCAGCAATGACTGTTAGTTCTGTTTGCATCAGCATTCTGTCCATGCTGTCGAGCTCAACTGTGAAG CAACGCCCAGCTGATAACGATCGCTATGTCAAGAACTGTAGGAATGGTCGTTCTCCTAAGGAGACGAGGTGGTGGTTCCATGATGACAAAGTTTAA
- the LOC109721413 gene encoding folate transporter 1, chloroplastic isoform X1, translating into MTTMWSEDWKWENAAAGAVAGFATVAALHPLDVVRTRFQVSDGRPSILPQYKNTGHAIYTIARSEGLRGLYAGFSPAVLGSTVSWGLYFFFYSRAKQRYHKGDNDKLSPGHHLASAAEAGALVCLITNPIWLVKTRLQLQTPKHHSRPYAGFSDALRTILKEEGLSALYRGIGPGLLLVTHGAIQFTAYEELRSTFIYIKSREVRTKNTGGEELLNSFDYATLGAASKLAAILLTYPYQVIRTRLQQRPSSKGTPKYLDSWHVVKETAKFEGVRGFYKGITSNLLKNLPAASITFVVYENVLKIFRVAKGQS; encoded by the exons atgacgacgatgtG GTCGGAGGATTGGAAGTGGGAGAACGCGGCGGCGGGAGCCGTCGCCGGGTTCGCCACCGTCGCCGCTCTCCACCCTCTCGACGTCGTACGCACCAGGTTccaag TGAGTGATGGGCGACCGTCGATTCTTCCGCAGTACAAGAACACGGGGCACGCGATCTACACGATCGCGCGATCCGAA GGCCTCAGAGGGCTTTATGCTGGTTTTTCTCCGGCAGTTCTTGGATCTACTGTTTCATGGGGCCTGTACTTCTTCTT CTATAGTAGAGCAAAGCAAAGGTACCACAAAGGGGATAATGACAAACTCAGTCCGGGGCATCATCTAGCCTCAGCTGCAGAAGCAGGTGCTTTG GTATGCTTGATTACGAACCCTATTTGGCTTGTGAAGACAAGATTGCAACTTCAAACACCTAAACATCATTCTCGACCTTATGCGGGATTTTCAG ATGCTTTGCGAACCATCTTGAAAGAGGAAGGATTGAGTGCACTTTATAGAGGGATTGGACCTGGCCTTTTGCTT GTCACTCATGGTGCAATACAGTTTACAGCATATGAGGAACTTCGCAGTACTTTTATCTATATTAAGAGTAGAGAAGTGAGGACTAAGAACACTGGTGGTGAGGAGTTACTG AATTCTTTTGATTATGCCACACTTGGGGCTGCCTCAAAACTTGCTGCAATTCTGCTCACATACCCTTATCAG GTTATCCGAACTCGCTTACAG CAACGACCTAGTAGCAAAGGAACTCCAAAGTACTTGGATAGTTGGCATGTAGTGAAGGAAACTGCAAA GTTTGAAGGTGTTCGTGGGTTTTATAAGGGCATCACATCCAACCTGTTGAAAAATCTTCCTGCTGCTTCGATAACATTTGTTGTGTATGAGAATGTTCTCAAGATATTTAGAGTAGCCAAGGGACAAAGCTGa
- the LOC109721443 gene encoding uncharacterized protein LOC109721443 isoform X1 has product MASLLRPRYFPAPPLHLPRLLFSPRFRRTKPPFSFSFSIPTRFCSSSPLNATEHPAPTPPGPSKSDLKSGLYLVATPIGNLEDITLRALRVLKSADVILSEDTRHSGKLLQHYHIKTPLLSYHKFNEFERQTSILKRLQEGDIVALISDAGTPCISDPGMELAKLCAAENIPVIPIPGPSALLAALSASGLPTNEFTFVGFLPKHAASRRERLKISANETATQIFFVPPHKIHQFLEEASSIFGDTRSCVIAREMTKIHEEFWRGNLGEACEAFSAQQPKGEITLLIDGKEKPADEAPSEDHLELELRELISSGHSLSMAVKMVSEGTSAKRKDVYALALRLFGK; this is encoded by the exons ATGGCGTCCCTTCTCCGTCCTCGCTATTTCCCTGCGCCTCCTCTTCACCTCCCGCGCCTCCTCTTCTCCCCTCGTTTTCGACGAACGAAAccccccttctccttctctttctctatccCCACTCGCTTTTGCTCTTCTTCTCCGCTTAATGCAACGGAGCACCCCGCGCCGACTCCTCCGGGCCCCTCTAAATCG GATCTAAAATCTGGATTGTATCTTGTAGCAACACCGATAGGCAATCTCGAAGATATCACCTTGAG GGCATTACGTGTCCTAAAATCTGCAGATGTGATACTTTCAGAAGACACAAGGCACTCTGGAAAGCTGCTTCAACATTACCATATTAAGACACCTCTT CTTAGCTATCACAAGTTTAATGAGTTTGAACGCCAAACCTCAATCTTAAAGAGACTTCAAGAAGGAGATATTGTTGCATTGATTAGTGATGCTGGTACTCCATGCATCAGTGACCCAGGCATGGAATTG GCAAAGTTATGTGCTGCCGAGAATATCCCTGTAATTCCTATTCCTGGACCATCTGCTTTGCTTGCTGCTCTTTCTGCATCTGGACTACCCACTAATGAGTTTACATTTG TTGGATTTCTACCCAAGCATGCTGCGTCAAGAAGAGAGAGACTGAAGATTTCTGCTAATGAAACTGCAACACAGATATTCTTTGTTCCGCCTCATAAAATTCACCAATTTCTTGAAGAAGCCTCATCAATTTTTGGTGATACAAG GTCATGTGTTATTGCAAGGGAGATGACCAAAATACACGAGGAG TTTTGGCGAGGCAATCTGGGTGAAGCCTGCGAAGCTTTTTCAGCTCAACAACCAAAGGGAGAAATCACCCTTCTAATAGATGGAAAGGAGAAACCAGCTGATGAAGCTCCATCTGAAGACCACCTTGAGCTTGAACTAAGAGAATTGATCTCAAGTGGCCATAGCCTTTCCATG GCAGTGAAAATGGTTTCTGAGGGAACATCGGCAAAAAGGAAAGATGTATATGCACTTGCACTGAGGCTGTTCGGAAAATAA
- the LOC109721443 gene encoding uncharacterized protein LOC109721443 isoform X3: MASLLRPRYFPAPPLHLPRLLFSPRFRRTKPPFSFSFSIPTRFCSSSPLNATEHPAPTPPGPSKSDLKSGLYLVATPIGNLEDITLRALRVLKSADVILSEDTRHSGKLLQHYHIKTPLLSYHKFNEFERQTSILKRLQEGDIVALISDAGTPCISDPGMELAKLCAAENIPVIPIPGPSALLAALSASGLPTNEFTFVGFLPKHAASRRERLKISANETATQIFFVPPHKIHQFLEEASSIFGDTRSCVIAREMTKIHEEFWRGNLGEACEAFSAQQPKGEITLLIDGKEKPADEAPSEDHLELELRELISSGHSLSMF; the protein is encoded by the exons ATGGCGTCCCTTCTCCGTCCTCGCTATTTCCCTGCGCCTCCTCTTCACCTCCCGCGCCTCCTCTTCTCCCCTCGTTTTCGACGAACGAAAccccccttctccttctctttctctatccCCACTCGCTTTTGCTCTTCTTCTCCGCTTAATGCAACGGAGCACCCCGCGCCGACTCCTCCGGGCCCCTCTAAATCG GATCTAAAATCTGGATTGTATCTTGTAGCAACACCGATAGGCAATCTCGAAGATATCACCTTGAG GGCATTACGTGTCCTAAAATCTGCAGATGTGATACTTTCAGAAGACACAAGGCACTCTGGAAAGCTGCTTCAACATTACCATATTAAGACACCTCTT CTTAGCTATCACAAGTTTAATGAGTTTGAACGCCAAACCTCAATCTTAAAGAGACTTCAAGAAGGAGATATTGTTGCATTGATTAGTGATGCTGGTACTCCATGCATCAGTGACCCAGGCATGGAATTG GCAAAGTTATGTGCTGCCGAGAATATCCCTGTAATTCCTATTCCTGGACCATCTGCTTTGCTTGCTGCTCTTTCTGCATCTGGACTACCCACTAATGAGTTTACATTTG TTGGATTTCTACCCAAGCATGCTGCGTCAAGAAGAGAGAGACTGAAGATTTCTGCTAATGAAACTGCAACACAGATATTCTTTGTTCCGCCTCATAAAATTCACCAATTTCTTGAAGAAGCCTCATCAATTTTTGGTGATACAAG GTCATGTGTTATTGCAAGGGAGATGACCAAAATACACGAGGAG TTTTGGCGAGGCAATCTGGGTGAAGCCTGCGAAGCTTTTTCAGCTCAACAACCAAAGGGAGAAATCACCCTTCTAATAGATGGAAAGGAGAAACCAGCTGATGAAGCTCCATCTGAAGACCACCTTGAGCTTGAACTAAGAGAATTGATCTCAAGTGGCCATAGCCTTTCCATG TTCTGA
- the LOC109721443 gene encoding uncharacterized protein LOC109721443 isoform X2, whose product MASLLRPRYFPAPPLHLPRLLFSPRFRRTKPPFSFSFSIPTRFCSSSPLNATEHPAPTPPGPSKSDLKSGLYLVATPIGNLEDITLRALRVLKSADVILSEDTRHSGKLLQHYHIKTPLLSYHKFNEFERQTSILKRLQEGDIVALISDAGTPCISDPGMELAKLCAAENIPVIPIPGPSALLAALSASGLPTNEFTFVGFLPKHAASRRERLKISANETATQIFFVPPHKIHQFLEEASSIFGDTRSCVIAREMTKIHEEFWRGNLGEACEAFSAQQPKGEITLLIDGKEKPADEAPSEDHLELELRELISSGHSLSMKHLVFFRFLDTL is encoded by the exons ATGGCGTCCCTTCTCCGTCCTCGCTATTTCCCTGCGCCTCCTCTTCACCTCCCGCGCCTCCTCTTCTCCCCTCGTTTTCGACGAACGAAAccccccttctccttctctttctctatccCCACTCGCTTTTGCTCTTCTTCTCCGCTTAATGCAACGGAGCACCCCGCGCCGACTCCTCCGGGCCCCTCTAAATCG GATCTAAAATCTGGATTGTATCTTGTAGCAACACCGATAGGCAATCTCGAAGATATCACCTTGAG GGCATTACGTGTCCTAAAATCTGCAGATGTGATACTTTCAGAAGACACAAGGCACTCTGGAAAGCTGCTTCAACATTACCATATTAAGACACCTCTT CTTAGCTATCACAAGTTTAATGAGTTTGAACGCCAAACCTCAATCTTAAAGAGACTTCAAGAAGGAGATATTGTTGCATTGATTAGTGATGCTGGTACTCCATGCATCAGTGACCCAGGCATGGAATTG GCAAAGTTATGTGCTGCCGAGAATATCCCTGTAATTCCTATTCCTGGACCATCTGCTTTGCTTGCTGCTCTTTCTGCATCTGGACTACCCACTAATGAGTTTACATTTG TTGGATTTCTACCCAAGCATGCTGCGTCAAGAAGAGAGAGACTGAAGATTTCTGCTAATGAAACTGCAACACAGATATTCTTTGTTCCGCCTCATAAAATTCACCAATTTCTTGAAGAAGCCTCATCAATTTTTGGTGATACAAG GTCATGTGTTATTGCAAGGGAGATGACCAAAATACACGAGGAG TTTTGGCGAGGCAATCTGGGTGAAGCCTGCGAAGCTTTTTCAGCTCAACAACCAAAGGGAGAAATCACCCTTCTAATAGATGGAAAGGAGAAACCAGCTGATGAAGCTCCATCTGAAGACCACCTTGAGCTTGAACTAAGAGAATTGATCTCAAGTGGCCATAGCCTTTCCATG AAGCACTTGGTCTTTTTCCGGTTCCTTGACACCTTGTAG